The nucleotide window TTTTCTTAGATAACAACAATAAGAACATATAAATGTCTCTAGCTAATGGATGGGGATGAAAtagttacaaaaaaaataaaaatgaaaatgtaaGCTAATAATAATGAGTAGTGCAGAAAATATAAAGAAGACATTACCATGTACGGTCACAACTCAGAATTCACAATGCAATAATGAATGTGAGTTCATTGAAACACAACACAAAACCCCAAAAGCAACCTCATGAGtcctttgtttttgttgttcatCTTCCCTAGCCTACTACACTACTCATCATCAGTCAGAGTACTTGTAATTGTAGATGATGGGCTTGCTCTCTTGTACGGTCTTGTTTTCATCAACACTGAACAACCCATCATTGCCGCTGCTGCTAATAACAAGTTGTTTAATCACCTCTAAATCATAGTCCAATGGGTTTGCCGTTTGGAACAGCCACTTGTCTAGCTTCTCTGTCCactggttattattattaataccatcatcatcaaccaccataggctgctgctgctgctcttcatgatgatgaaacatgtgatgatgatgaaaccccatttcttctttcttcatctCCCTCCCACCATGGCTACAGCTCCCATCAGATGAACTGCAACTCCCTTCACTCCCAAACATAGGGTAATACTGTTGCATGGGGCTCATCAATGCTTGCTGCTGCTCTTGTTGTTGGTTTTGGTAGAAAGGGAGACTGGACATTATTGCTGATGTTGCAATGGTGGTAttgtaattataataattagtaCTAGTTGAAGGAGGAGGAGCAGTAGTAGTGAAAGACATGCTTGgtggagtagtagtagtagtagtatgAATGGTGGTGGGTTttgttgattatgatgatgAGTCGGAAGCAAAGCCATGAGCTTCTTCTTGAGCTTGGTGTTCCAATAGTTCTTGATATCATTGTCAGTCCTTCCTGGCAACTGTGCTGCTATAATTGACCATCTGCAAATTCAAAAAACTATCTAATTGTGGAGggagatagagatagagatagagcTATAGGTAGATCTAATAAACTTTATTTGGCATGATAGATAGATACATGCAAGTGCAAGTGAAAGAAGGCAAAGATCTCTTTTCATTTTACCTCTTTTAGATACATGGATATGATGGAGAATATAAGTATATACCTGCTTCCAATATTAGCATAAAGACTGCAGATTATTCTGTCTTCCTCGTCGGAGAATTCACCATGCTTAATGTTAGGCCTCAAATAGTTAAGCCATCTCAATCTACAACTTTTTCCACACCTCTTTAGAcctacatataaaaaaataaaccatCTTAATTATGTAGCTAGCTAGGGACAAAAGAGGTTCATGTATGTTACTATTACCAGCTTTGTGAGGAAGAGCGATCCAGTTtccaccagttccatgcttgtctATGTACTCTTTCAGCTTTGTGTCTTCTTCAGGTGACCATGGCCCTCTCTTCACATTTGCCTTGTCACAGCAAGGAGCTCTTCccatttctcttctctttttcacgATCCAAATTTCAAACTCAAACTTCTCTGCCTACTGCTGCTTCTCACTTATAATAAGAGACCCTAGTTTTTCAACacttagaaaaaattattataaacaaatttCTCAGCATCGACAAGAcgtttaattcattttttattacacggtttaatttaattttccacTACACATGCGTGCTTTTAAGTCGTCTTATTTAATCCAAATACACTAAAGTCTAAAGTAAGTACACTGCACtaaatctaaatttaattttataaaaaatatttctcttaAATCATATACCCATATAATACCTATATCATCACtcatataaaattatctttatataaaattattaaataatttagcaTATCTGAATAAATTATACGAGGatgtattttaagaaaaatgttagtaaattaatatttttttatcaatattaactaatatttt belongs to Arachis duranensis cultivar V14167 chromosome 8, aradu.V14167.gnm2.J7QH, whole genome shotgun sequence and includes:
- the LOC107461696 gene encoding transcription factor RAX2-like, whose product is MGRAPCCDKANVKRGPWSPEEDTKLKEYIDKHGTGGNWIALPHKAGLKRCGKSCRLRWLNYLRPNIKHGEFSDEEDRIICSLYANIGSRWSIIAAQLPGRTDNDIKNYWNTKLKKKLMALLPTHHHNQQNPPP
- the LOC107461760 gene encoding uncharacterized protein LOC107461760, which codes for MSFTTTAPPPSTSTNYYNYNTTIATSAIMSSLPFYQNQQQEQQQALMSPMQQYYPMFGSEGSCSSSDGSCSHGGREMKKEEMGFHHHHMFHHHEEQQQQPMVVDDDGINNNNQWTEKLDKWLFQTANPLDYDLEVIKQLVISSSGNDGLFSVDENKTVQESKPIIYNYKYSD